The stretch of DNA TTTGTAAGAATTAAAAAGAGACAACAATGTATATAAACAGCAATTAACGCTTTGAGATGGTCCTGCTACAGAACCTTTTCTTCCACAGGCCTAATCCTACCCATTTGATTATGTATTATTATGTTATGTTTGAGAATATATCCACCAAAACAGGTGCCCTTTTATAAATAAACCTTCCCCCACTCTCCTTcacttgttttgttcttttacttttgtgtCTGGTTAAAGATCTCATCAAAAGAAGAGCCTTTGCATATAATTGATAAAGCAAAAGCTTGAGGTAGGCAAAGGAATTAACTTTTTTCATATTGACAGATTGATGAAAAATGTCTGTTGAAGTCATGTAATCGTAGACGCGTGCTACTACTCTTTGGTATCTTGCAGAGCAAACTTTAAGCAGTGTAGTATGTGAATATGCAATGAGATAATGATTCAAAAGTATCTTCGCTTTGATTGGTAGTAGAAATTTGAAGTGGTTAGAGTTTGAACTAGCTCTTGAGATGGACGGtttaaataaaaagttatatcaAATGAGGCTACCAAACCGTCCTATATAATACTCGACCACCTCTTTATTACCGCCAACTTAAACCGATTCTACAAACTGTAACTGTTAGTCATTTGTTGAGGTCATGTTAGGAGATTAAAGCTGTTAATTCACtcaagaaggcaagaccaataTTTATAGTCATGCCCTTCATGATTCAtaggggttttaaaaaaaaaaaaaaaaaagattccaaacaaactttataaattattaagtttgaGGATATATTTTGAGCTTGTcaagtacaattttttttctatgttgtgGATTAGATTGTCTTTTAAAAGGTTTGAATCCCATCCTTTCTGGTGTATATATGTTACTTAATTATGGtgttgtgatttttgttttgaagaataatatatagtgtaatgattaaaatttggaaatgtTCCGAGGGAATGTTGTGGTAATGTGTAGAAGCAATGACCTATACCAAATGTGAATGTGAAGAAGAGGAATTTGTATAGCGTTCTCAATTTCTCATCATCAGCCTTTGGAAAAGATGGACGAGAGATGATAATAAAAGCATAAGGAATCTGTTGCACTCATCTTTACGCAATGAACCTTTTTGTTACTTCACTCTTTCAAATGCGTGTGAATATTAATACCGTTACTTAAAGTTCTAACCATCTTTAAAAACATTACTTGTTTAGACTAGTTTCTATTCAAATCAAGCCTTAGTTATAAACACTTTTAAACCCCCgtaataattttgataatgtACTTTGACAAAATAAGTAATTGTTTAGTCGTTCACATATACGCATTACTATAAGAAGAAAAGGTGAAAACTTTCATATGTACGCGCAttactagaagaagaagattgaaactTGGAAGAAATCAAATTAGTTATGTATACATGTTTTGTCGCTAAAGGAttatcacaaattaaaagaaaacatcttGAAATTGTAATCCAGtattttgttatatgtttaCTTTGTCTTTGAACATTTATGTGAAATTGTAAACTTTCATTGTTACATGCACAACACTATACATTGATACCCAAATTAAATCTGGTACACCTATGGATTATGACCCTTGaacttttaattcttttaaagaCCACTACAAATTTTGCATAATTATGTAGatataatttaatacaattttctAGTACATATTTTTAAAGCTAATAGGACTGTGTAAGCCTTACACTGTAAGGCGCCACAATATTCTTCTTTAATTCTCAACACCATTTCACTGGATTAACCATCAGCTGATATACCTAGACCAAAATTGTAGTTCAATGGTTGTAATTAGTATCGTACACATCTCACCAGTCAGAATTCAAATTGGCGCAATAAGTGttactgaaaaagaaaagaaaaatcaaccaGTCGAACCAACAACACACCTTATTTATCTAAAAGAATCGGTCTACCGATCTGCGAACATGTACTTGGTCAAATGATAAAAATAGAGCACACCGAACTTGTTTAGTTTGCTAGACGGCACCATTTGATACCAAATATTATCGTCAAAATACTCAAAACTATTATTTGATCACATTACTGAAGTTGTCATACTCATATATTTAAACTATGGATAAAACTAGCAAGTAgcattaattgtttttgtagaCGCAGAGCCTTTGCTTGTCATACAGACTAGGTCACGCGGAGCTGATTAATACACACATTATTGTCCATTCGTTGATCAAGAAGCCATTGAGTTAAGTGTGTATGctttaaaagaaatatagaaaGCGACTAGAAACAATAACATTACACCACGCAAACACCACCTGTGTGGCATATACCCCTTTGCCTTTAAtaatttccatttctttcttttgttctctctgtACGTAAATTCATTTTAATTTCTCCTTCAGAAAAAGCCTCTTTATTAGCGaagaatttaatatttataccCACACCACCATACCTTCATTGATCTCTCCTTTGCCGTTAAGTAATGTATATAACACTATTTTTGTATAACCCTCGTTCAACAGGGCTCAATGTACCTTCTCAGTATCGCacgatatatatgtatacacacTTGTAATTAACCATCTTTAGTCTTAGGTAACGACTTATTGATTATAGAAACCGACGGCGGCTATGGGAAACGAAAAATATCCAGGCAAGTTTTGGATTAACATAAAACACAGAGAAAAATCCGATTGTGctatataaaagtaataaataaaaaaataaaaaagcacaACTTAGAGTAATGAACTATTAATTATTTTCCGAGTAAAGAATAATGTGAATTATTAATTGAAAACATAATGTGAATTATTAAAGGAAGTAAGTATTAAGCGTAAGTAACGTGGTACCTGACGATTCCCACTAATTTTATCGTCTTCGTATACGATCAAAATAAAGTACGAcgattacaaatatatatacactacatTATTTGGCCGCACTAGATGGAATCGAATCtttaatcacattttttattgtaataccaataacataaaaacaaaacagttaaaaattaaatatctttaaacatataaaagaaGCGTTTGTTTCGCCATCCTCTTTTGTCTTTTCACTATTTTCAGTTACactttttatttctctcaacAATTTAttcgttttctctctttctctctctgatcATGGCTTCCTCTATTTCCACTGgtactttcttttgttttctaacaTTCATATATGTAATTAGTGATCACTCATCTGTACAATTAGATCGatctttaaaaacattttttcttggttGTAGGAGTGAAATTTGTTCCAGAAGAAGACAATTTCTTGCAAAGACATGTCGCCTTTTTCGACAGGAACAAAGATGGTATCGTTTATCCTTCGGAAACATTTCAAGGTACGGTCTTAAACATATGTCTTAATCAATCTCGTAATATCTAAACCTAAATTTGTATTAGAGATCGTTTGTCTTCTTCTACAgtgcatgtgtgtgtgtggctgTTATTAACTTACTATTATATATGGTCTTATCaagatattttgatatatttactgTTTTTACTGTCtgatcttgaaaaaaaaatcaagaacagGATTTAGAGCAATCGGATGTGGATATTTATTGTCAGCAGTCGCTTCTGTGTTCATAAACATAGGTCTCAGCAGCAAAACTCGTCCGGTAATCTGAAAATTATTGGTAAAGTTAAATTATAGTTTCATAcgttacaaaaaaagaaaaggaatcaaAGTTATGTTTGGTTGTAGGGTAAAGGATTCTCGATCTCGTTTCCTATAGAGGTTAAGAATATTCACCTTGCCAAACATGGCAGTGACTCAGGCGTTTACGACAAAGATGGACGGTATGGTTTTAGTTTGCCAAATAAATTCATATCTAGTAATTATGGAATTTTGGGAAATcttaataactttaaattttgttaggTTTGTGGCTTCGAAGTTCGAGGAGATATTTGCGAAGCATGCACACACACATCGCGACGCTTTGACTAACGAGGAACTCAAAGAACTCCTAAACGCAAACAAAGAACCTAATGATCGCAAAGGATCGTGAGTATcgaaccggtttggtttaatttgtctctataccaaaaccaaaaaaatatgatcataTGATGAATATCAGAATATGAATAATCTATGTGAATTAAAAATGCAGGATTGCAGCGTACACGGAGTGGAAGATATTGCATTATTTATGCAAAGACAAGAACGGTTTGTTGCACAAAGATACAGTGAGAGCTGCCTACGATGGCTCTCTTTTCGAAAAACTCGAGAAACAAAGATCTTCTAAAACTCCTAAGAAACATCCATAAATCTTAATTTAAAAAAGGTTATTCTGCTTGTGGCGGtctatttgtttatatgaaagtTATTACTACTTTAATGTTATATGTAAATTACTATGGTGTGAAGATATTGcaatgtgtttgtttttataaaattatatatagttttcgtATATAATTGATTATTTGTGTACGTACTTGTTAAGTTGTTTGTATCTTATAACAGTAAAAGTAATGTAATTCAATTTGAACACAAATTAACATATTTTCAAGTTACATACTTTTTTTTCGGTTCACGAAAAGTAGTAATTTAGTGACTTGAGCTCAACCTATAAAAACGTTATGCATATTGGTGATGTTGTAGCTGAATGTGGCTAAGGAGATTGAAAGCATGAAGCTTAAGTTGACACATTCAGATAAAAAAAGGGAGAATGAAAGCATAAAAACTTTTGGTGGAACAAAGCTAGTATGTAAGACACTGGAATAAGCTGTGTGCATGAAGTAATGAACGTGGAATTATAATGATGTGGCGAATTATATTTGGCAATTTGGAATATTGGAGTTTCCTTTATTGTTTAGCGAGATATCATCagatcaaataaaaagaagatttggGGTTATCTTAAATTAGGAAAGTATGTTAGCCTAAGTGATATGTTAGctatctatatatttgtattgaGGTTTAAGGTTTTTCTTGAGCCGCATAGAATAAGTAGGAGCCAAGCGAataagcttttagggttcttaacaagttttggttagattaagaattggtcagtgataagtcgtgttgactgtgtgtaaatctgattaaacatattttgtaagattgtttaagtgattcttaataagaaaagaggTTCTTTTCAATATTGGCTGCATCTTCGTTTTTACAAACGTTCCAAAGTTATAAAAGGATTTAGGTTGAAGTTTTAAATCTCTTGCGCCTGTGACATTTGTATCGAAACCAGATTGAGAAGTGTaaacaaatagtaaaataaacaatcaaatttAATCTACAGTGATACCAGATTTATTAAGGGTTTTGACTAGAGCAAAATAAATActttctccgtttcaaaatataagatgttttagagaagttttttgtttcataatataagatgttttcaagtttaatttctatgcaatttttacattagtttagtattttatattatgtaatattgtttctgattgattgaacttgttaaaagtaaaaacttattaatctgcgtgttttaattaaaacatcctatattttgaaacggaagagGTATATCTTAAGAACTTATAATAagtcatttctttttttatgacCATCGAGGAACCAAAACAACTCCTCGACGCAAACTAATAAATAACCTAATGCTCGAAAAGGGTAGTAAATATTGAAcctgtttggtttgattcagtttaattttaaattttctatacACCAAAACCGAAAATGtgaatttcttctttttttactcttAATTGGATTCATATTATCGATAGTTCCATACTCTTTCAAAATGTCGCGTTTTAAGCTAAGCCACGAAAATAATATCTGTCTCCACCATTATTAGTTACATTATCGCCCATTCACCAATTTGATCATTCCCCTTTGCCGATAAGTAATGTATATTACTATTTCTGTATAGACCTTTCCAAGCAGCCCCCAGTATGGTCATAGTTAAATTCAGTAACCTTCTCAGTCTTCCTTGCACgatatattctctttttttttaacacgatatatatacacttataataaataaatgctATAACAAAACTCTtggcaactttttttttttttcataatttagaaGTGATCCTAAAAGTTTCCTAGGCCTAAAGATTAATCTCCTGGAGCCGGGAGAAACCATGTTAAACTCTTGGCCACTTTGTCATTAATACAAACACATGAAAGTATAATATAGAGTAATGAACACTAAATATATTCTCTTCATAACAAAAAACGATGAggattattattgaaaatagacATCGTtgaagggtatttttgaaaagtgatataaaaatgattacttttaaaaattccataaatatttttatatgttaccATGTTCGTAACTTTTCATGGTTTAAAATGAATAAGAGTAAATAAGTATCACGAAGTTGATTTCGCTGATATTTCCATCCATATTTTCAAggagaatttttaaaaatacccattttctatgttacttttcaaaaatacctttcaatcatgtttattttcaaaaatatccctttttaatatataaaataactaaattctaaaccataaactccaaatactaaaccctatcccCTAAAAATTATACCTTacatataaaatagagaacccaagaaaaaaattctaaaacttaatttaacatattaaaattgtgaaaagagggtaaaaatgaaaatattcaaaaaaatatatttttgaaaaggggtatttctaacaaattcatAACTATACtaagttattatttttgaaaacattggtttgagaaatttttgattattttgataaatttaagtaaatttaaaattttacagaaacaatacatatataattgtgccaaaatattattcaatataAGAACTTCAATAATGTTAATActcattatattattaattaagctaccatagaagaaaaaaaataagtcactataaattttatattatattctaatgttaaattttgaaattacaattttaataattctttGACTTAGATTTATAttctcatctttgtttttaatagtttaaaaataaaaaaatggaaggaTTTTTCAAGTTCATCAATTAAACCATGAAAGGATACTtcaatttcataaatttcatattttatcattaccaaaaaaatcaattcatattttatttattagtataattgtttattaaactattaattagttttatttcattatttagattttacatttaGTTATTTTACTACAGTTAATTAGCTTAATAATTTACAGTTCTATTAATTAGGTTAATAATTTACCTAGATTCTAGcaaatctcacaaaaatatTCAACCAGATTTAGCTACATTTAGCCATTGCAAATTAGATATAGAGTTATTTAATGCTAGCTAGATGTTACtgaaaatttagtttatttatacAATTTGTTCATCCAGCTGGTACTATTTAGATTTTAGACCCTATAAATATTACTATCACATTGGCACCATATCGAATCAAACTTATTCTCATTATCATATAATAACACAAAATGAACAGTCAAATCTCTAAATATAAAAGATGCTTGTGTTTGCCTTCTCTTTTCACTATTTTCATTTACTTGTTCTCTCAACCTGTGTTGTttagttttctctctctctcctctctggCCATGGCTTCCTCTAATTCAAATGGTACTCTATTTCCAACATTTATATTTGTAGTTATGTATCTTTACCATTAGATCTCTCTTAAAACgtttttttgtgatttataGAAGTGAAATTTGTTCCGGAAGAAGATAATTTCTTGCAGAGACATGTCGCCTTCTTCGACAGAAACAAAGATGGCATCGTTTATCCATCGGAAACATTTGAAGGTAAGATCttacaaataaccaaaaatgtCCTTATCAGTCTTGTAACATCTAAAACTAGATTTCTATTAGAAATCTtttgtcttgtgtgtgtgtCATGGTCTTATCCGttaataaagaaaaggaagatcgtttatatatttactaattttattgttttaacataacaaacaaacaaaaacaggaTTTAGAGCAATCGGATGTGGATATGCGATGTCAACATTCGCTTCTATGTTCATAAACATGGGTCTCAGCAGCCAAACTCGTCCGGTAAATATTGTTATAGTTAAAATATAATCTCATATATACgttacagaaagaaaaagaaaaagaatcaaagacGTGTTTGGTTGTAGGGTAAAGGGTTCTCGTTGTCGTTTCCGATTGAGGTTAAGAATATCCACCTTGCCAAACATGGCAGCGATTCAGGCGTTT from Camelina sativa cultivar DH55 chromosome 9, Cs, whole genome shotgun sequence encodes:
- the LOC104712620 gene encoding probable peroxygenase 4; the encoded protein is MASSISTGVKFVPEEDNFLQRHVAFFDRNKDGIVYPSETFQGFRAIGCGYLLSAVASVFINIGLSSKTRPGKGFSISFPIEVKNIHLAKHGSDSGVYDKDGRFVASKFEEIFAKHAHTHRDALTNEELKELLNANKEPNDRKGSIAAYTEWKILHYLCKDKNGLLHKDTVRAAYDGSLFEKLEKQRSSKTPKKHP
- the LOC104712621 gene encoding probable peroxygenase 4, producing MNSQISKYKRCLCLPSLFTIFIYLFSQPVLFSFLSLSSLAMASSNSNEVKFVPEEDNFLQRHVAFFDRNKDGIVYPSETFEGFRAIGCGYAMSTFASMFINMGLSSQTRPGKGFSLSFPIEVKNIHLAKHGSDSGVYDKDGRFVASKFEEIFTKHAHTHSDALTKEELKELLNANKEPNDRKGGILAYAEWKVLYDLCKDKNGLLQKETVRAVYDGSLFEKLEKQRASNKS